In Ictalurus furcatus strain D&B chromosome 20, Billie_1.0, whole genome shotgun sequence, the DNA window gtaagagaaaaaaatgtagGATGTGTGAggattctttaattaataataataataataataataaaaaattctaatcattggtaaattgctgtggtataagaggaataaaacctccagggtcgggggttcgattcccaccgtggccctgcgtgtgcggagtttgcatgttctccccgtgctgcgggggtttcctccgggtactccggtttcctcctccagtccaaagacatgcatggtaggctgattggcgtgtctaaagtgtccgtagtgtatgaatgggtgtgtgagtgtgtgtgtgattgtgccctgcgatggattggcaccctgtccagggtgtaccccgccttgtacccgatgctccctgggatagactccaggttccccgtgaccttgaaaaggataaagcggtatagaagatggatggatggataagaggaataaaaccctttttGTTCCTTGCTGGTTTACGAAAATAATCTACGATtcccctataacagcacgtctcGTCGAGCTTCGTTCCGCATATGATATTTTGCCTTATTGATTAACATACACTATGATTCCTGCGTCTGTGTTCCTGCACGCACCGACTTAACGAAACGCTCAGGGGTCGGGTTCAGGCCTGAGGTACGAGGATACGGGCTGCGGGTTCGGTTACAGAGTGATGGCTGCTCTGTGTGATCGCCGCTGTCATAAACAATCAATCTGTGAATGGTTGCTGCGAGAGAGCGCTGGCTCTGGGGATCCGGCTGCAGTCCTCTGAAGAACACTCGAGTCAGATCGATGAGAGAACACAGCCGTGATTATATCGTGGCTGTACGGGGAGGCCGGGCTCTGCCGAGCACCAtcagtgctgttttatttttaaaaaaataaaattaaattgaaaaccCACTAAAGTCTCAACAGATACGAGTCGAACACTTTAAACCTGCGTAAGCGATGGCCAGTTGTGCATTTTTGTTAGGAAACAAATCAGgataataaatgtgtttttggtgGACGTTAATTAGCTGGGAAATTAAAGCAGGGCGGGATTTTGCGCATCTCTGTAATTATTGCCCGTTACGTGTTCGATAAAAGAGCATTATCTTAATCATTTCGGAAGTTCATCTAACACATTTCGAAATAATTGGCATTGTGCGGAGGCGTCCGTGCTCGTTCGAATCTAATTTAAATCTCGATGAGCGCAGAAAGCCTGAAACCTGTAATCTTCCAGCTCGGATACGGAAGCCCGCGTGTGGGACACGGTGTGAGAAGATAGGACGGAGTGCTGAGGTCGTGGTGATGgctgtgcgagagtgtgtgtgtgtgtgtgtgtgtgagagagtatacGAGTGGCAGTGGGGTCCGTAAAGCTCAACCCACGACTCATGACACGCTGCCAAGTCCTTACACGCTAGATGATGACAGATGGTGTCATCTCCGAAGCTTGACCAGGTGGCTCCGGGTGAGATGACGGCTCGAGGCAGAGCGCTGTGCTGATTGTTTACTGTACATCAAGCTCCTTATTTTCTCTcgcactgaaatatttcacatgcAGACTCTCTGTGGATGTCCAGTTCAATCAATCACAAGTCATCAGCACGTGTCATTTTCTTCATAGCCCCGTCTGAGAACTCGCTGACCGCTCAATTTGATTATCTCAGCTGTGCTCATAGATGGCTGTTTGAGGAACCATTAACGGAAAACCTAAATGACTTGCGTACATCcaaacattttctgtaccgcttatcctacgcagggtcacggggagcctggagcctggcCCGTGGAggtctgggcacaaggcggaggacatcctggacagggtgccaacacatTCATTCGCTACggacgatttggaaatgccaatcagcctacaacgcatgtctttggactggaggaggaaacccctgaagcacgaggagaacatgcgaactccgtgcacacagggatGTTGTGAAGTGGTGTGGTGTAttgtgatgtggtgtggtgtggtgtgttgtgatgtgttgtggtgtggtgCATTGTAATGCATTGTGTTGTGTGGTGTATTGTGACGtggtgaggtgtggtgtggtgtgttgtgttgtggtgtggtccattgtgttgtgttgtggtgtgatGCGTTGTAACGCATTGTGTTATTGATGTGTTGTGGTATGTTGTATTGTGGTGTGgtatattgtgttgtgtgttgtgttgtgttgtggtgcattgtgttgtggtgttgtgtggtgtgttgtgttgtggtgcgTTGTAATGCATTGTGttatggtgtgttgtgttgtggagtgttgtgttgtggtgcgTTGTAATGCattgtgttgtgtggtgtgttgtgttgtggtgcgTTGTAATGcattgtgttgtggtgtgttgtggtgcgTTGTAATGcattgtgttgtggtgtgttgtaatgcattgtgttgtggtgtgttgtaatgcattgtgttgtggtgtgttgtaatgcattgtgttgtggtgtgttgtgtggtggtgtgttgtAATgcgttgtggtgtgttgtgttgtgtggtgtgttgtggtgcgTTGTAATGCATTGTGTTGTGGTGTtatgtggtgtgttgtgttgtggtgcgTTGTAATGCattgtcttgtggtgtgttgtgttgtggtgcgTTGTAATGcattgtgttgtggtgtgtggtgtgttgtggtgctTTGTAATGCATTGTGTTGTGGTGTtatgtggtgtgttgtgttgtggtgcgTTGTAATGcattgtgttgtggtgtggtgCATTGTGTTGTCGTGCATTGTAGTGCATTGtgttgtggtgtgatgtggtgcgGTGTGCTGTGTCAGTGCGGTGTGTTGTGtcgtggtgtgttgtgttgtggtgcgTTGTAATGCATTGtgttgtggtgtgatgtggtgtggtgtgctGTGTCGGTGTGTTGTGtcgtggtgtgttgtgttgtggtcTGATGTTGTgcgttgtgttgtgttgtgttgttttgtgttgtgatgtggtgtgattgaacagtaaatataataatgacAAATTAGCCCCAGCAATAGCAGAAGCGCAGCGCTCCTTTGTGTGAAGCTTTGTGGACCCTCCATGGTTCTGCTCTCACTTTCACACCTGGGCATAAACCCTGACAACCCTTTAATGAAAATTTGCATAAATGCAGAATGTTCGGTCGTGAGTAGTTTCGGAACAGGTATGCAGAGGATCATTTGAAAGACTCTAGCAGGAAGCATGCATGCAGCTCTGTCCAGATGCACAATGGAAATTGCATCATGCATGCTGCAGAAGCATGCACAGAATGTGGGGAAGCCGTGAAGCTGCGCGTGCACGGCGATGATGTGCAAAGAGATGATGTCATGGTTTTAAGCGgatgggaggaggaggaagaggagaaaaaggaggaggtggaggtggatggatggagggagggagggagggagggagggaggaagaggcGAGCGTAAGGTTTCGCAGGCGCTCCCGAAAAAAAGGAAGCGGCGCTTTGTGATGCGCAGGCGGCGCCGTGTAGCTGGCGGAAGAGGAGCTCTCGCAGCCCAGCCCCAGCGTCTCTCCGCCCAGGGGAAAGACAGGAGGCAGACAGGAGGGACGTGGGGggaaggaattaaaaaaaaaccacacacacacagagggaaggaagagaaaagaaaaaggaggggAAACACGGGAACGGCGTTGACGAAGCGGCTGCCATGGCGGCCAAATCGGACGGcgtgctgaagatgaagaagagcgATGTGGCGTTCACGCCCCTGCAGAACTCGGACCACTCGGGCTCGGTGCCGGGACTCGCGGCGGGATCGAGACCGGGCTCGGGCAGCGGCGAGGCGGATTTTACGCGCGGCGAGGCGCGCTGCTGCGGTCCCGAGGACTCGACGTGCCTGCGGCTCGGCGGCGAGAGGCGGAAGTGCGACGCCTGGGACGGTCTGTGGCTGGTGGCCGCGGCCACCGTGTACTTCGCCGACGTCGCCACGGACGTGTGGCTCGCCGTCGACTACTACCTGCGCAACGACTACTGGTGGTTCGGCCTGACGCTCTTCTTCGTAGCGCTCGGCTCCATCTCCGTGCAGTTCTTCAGCTTCCGGTGGTTCGTGCACGACTTCAGCACCTCGGAGAGCGACGCCGCGGCCAccgacagcagcagcagcagcaccaggACTAACGAGAAGCGCTCGGCGCCGTGCGCCTTCTGCCTCTGGTTCCTACAGACCGTCATTCACATCCTGCAGCTCGGCCAGATATGGAGGTGAGCCTTCGACTTCGCCTTCATTCAGTCACAGGAGCGCGTGGCTTTGGGACTCCCCGTGCACTGGGGAACCCTTGTGCATCCATCATAACCACATCGATTGTATGGGATCCACTAGCACCtgagtttcttttctttttttcttttctttttttttagtactcCATCATACTCCAGTGCTGTTCATAGGCTACTAAAATATCCTCTGCACTCCAGAACCTCACATTTACACCATGGAGGCCTCTGGGAGAAGTCTTTTGGGTGTGTATTTTTTCTCTAGCAAGCTGTGCTGGGTGAATTAGAAATAGCCtcacaaacaatacacactaTGCACTCCTTGTGTCCTTGCATTAACAAgcaggtagtgtgtgtgtgtgtgtgtgtgtgtgtgtgtgtgtgtgtgtgttcactagCATTTCTCCACCTTTAATTTTATCCCAGTCTCTAAACACACCATGCACTGGAGCTCGTTCAGCGTCTCTGCGAAGTCTTTTGGGTGTGTTACAGCTTTTTTTCTCTAGCAGGCTGTGTTGTGCAAATAAACGAAACAGCCTCACAAACAAACAGTACACACTGTGCATTTCTTATAGGACTGGTCGTTTGtgttttttacacattttattggcTAGCCAGTGCATTTCTGAACCGTTCGTGTTGTTGTGGTATTAAGGAGCAGCTCTGGAGCGTGTTACCGTTCCCTTTAGCAGGCTGTGCATGCTTCTGTAGGAGACGAAGAAATATCCTGACAACAAGCGGGTCATCTTTAGTGACCTTTAGTTACTAGCCCATGCATTCCTCCGTCCTTTTGTTCCcacctgttgttgttgtgtgcgTTGTGTGTTTAACCGTCCCAGTATCTCGGGTCACCATGCTGGTACATCGTGCCTGGGTGTTTGGGGTGCGTTATACGTTTTGCTTTCGTGTGTTGCGCCGTGCTCATTCTTATGCTAAGCAGGTATGGTGCAAACCACTAAAGAAGTCGCCTACCTTCAACTCTGTACTCTCTAAGCTGTTCTTAACATGCTAATATTCCAAGACGGTGGTGTGTACATAGCTAGTTTTATCTACTGGAGCTTGTTGACTGTGGAGGCACAGTTACGCCATACGTGAAGATTTGTTTGGGAAGTGGAAGGTTTGGCTTTGCAGTTGTGTATGTGCTAATATTTATGCTAGACATGCAAACGGAAGAAAGATTTAGCTGGATGAGAactttgtttggggttttttttcttcctgaaacTGTATAAACTGTTGTCTTGTGCATGGATATATAAGCTAATAGTCAAACTGTGCAACATCTGTCCTCATGACTAGTGACGATCCACTTCATTTGTCCATAAATGAAAGTCTAGAGTCATATTTACACCATGCATGGAGGGTTTAAGTTAATACTTATGCTAAGCAGGGTAATATCGTGCAACTTGATATACCATATTCGTATTCAAACTGTTATGAGCTGGAATCTCATTTACACCATGTGTcgagttggttttttttttcgggtATTGAGACATTTatatgagaatgttttatacacacactcgcTGGCTTCAATgactttaataagaacacctgtacacctgctccttcgtgtacagtgtgtgtatgtggggggggggggggtcgtaaTCATCTCGGTGAcgttgaccgtggcatggttgtttgcCCCAGAGTGATGCTGATCTCGTTGAATTTTCTCACGCAACGGTctcagaatggtgtgaaaaagaCAAAACGTTCAGCGGTCCTGTAAGGGAAACGGCTTGtttgatgagagaggtcggAGGAGAACGGTCAGACGTGGttggagctgacaggaaggctacggtaagtTAAATAACCGCTCTATACaaccgcggtgagcagaaaaggatGACTCTTGAAGTTGATTGAAGGAGATGGGCTAACCACATCTGGTGGGAAAACCACAtcattttctgaaatactcaaaccagcacatcaaccatgccacggtcaaagtcactcagcTCCCTCTCTCACATCACATTTGCCCCTGTTCTGATgtttgtgaacattaactgaagctcttggattgcgtgaatgagcaggtgtacaggtgttcctaataaagcggCAAGTGTATACGAAGCTGCTGGAGCCAAAAATTACAATCATTTATctgtgcgtatatatatatatataatatatatttataatatatatatatgcatgaacTTATTTTAGATCCCTGGAAGAGGAAGGTATATGGATGCTAATACTTATTCGAAGCAGGTGTAATATCACTGGGGGGCGGAAAGGATTTACCTCCAAAGCTGGACTCacctctgttttttgtttttttcagagaCCTTGACTCTCCAACGTCTATAATCTTTAACCCTTAAAGTCTCCGTGAAGCACCTTGAAACGcgcagcgttattcgatgtgttgacgaAAATTTCCACTCAGACAGGAAGTCAGGACGGGACATATCGAGttgctcctccccctttttaataGCCAGTAGCGTTTAGcgtacctcacagcccgggctaagtaggtaccatggatttttataatgtcaGGGGCGGGACAcgtcagattctagagagcgtttgattggacagaaaatctgatgagaatgatgtcatcaaaactgctgatccgtatcggtggtagagcgagagagagagagagagagactgtacattttgaatgcgtgtgtcttctaaatgcgaatttcgTCAccgttttggagcgcactagtTTATAGATAACCTTGAAAAGCGACCATATTCGTACTAAAATCCACATAACTACCTTTTTGATTTCATGAGGATTTTCACTTAAATATCGCTTTATAATTTAGGAATTGTACGGTATAAAAACTTTACTTGCTGAAAAGAATGCTTTACAACACCACACATTTATTTGAAAGTGGTGTAGTGTTCTAGGAGATAAAGTAGTTGTACATTTCTGGGATTAGGGTGTGTTAACTTTTGCATAGCCAAGCTGTGATGCTAAAACTGGCGAATAATTATTCTTACCATGTTTTATGGTGCAGATTTCCTCCAAACCAGGCAGTAAAAGCACGTAAGCCGGGCTTCGGTTGGAAACGCAGAACCTCCGCCCGGTCCTATTAATCAactgtattattaataatgcatcTGAAAATCACTCTCATAGCGTCAGAGCTATTAAAAGCTGTTAGCGGCTGATTTGCTGGTCTGTGTTGATGGAACGAGTTTCCCAAGCGGCACCTTACGGTGTGTGAAGTTCTCGGGTCGCCGCACACACGCCGTTTTGTGTGTTAGCGGGTCAGTACGGTGCTTTTTTACTCGGAGCTGTAACGATGCTCTGGTTTTAAAAGAGTCCGTTCGAATTAGCATCCGGTCCTGTGATGTTTCATTTACGGCACGCCCTGATCCTTCCGGGCGAAAGACGTCCCCTGGGTCAAGCTAATCGCTAACCTGACCGTACGGCTTCATCGTACCTAATACCGAAGATTAGCTAATTTTCTAGCAACCCTTGAATGTAAGAATTAGCTCAACATTATCTCGCTTGCTAGTTGCTACAGAACACGGCTATACGTTATacaataaaatcaaatcaaatattgAGTTTAGCTTAACGTTAGGCGGCTTGCTAGCAATCTCGTTTATGCTAACTAGTTGGAAACCTgaccatgtgacatcacaatcGCTTTGCTAACAATCTAATAATTAGCCCAATGTGGCTTGCTAGCAAACATGGgcataaatatatctatatataaatatctggCTTGCTAGCATGTTTGGTAAATCTGACTAGCCACAAATCATATCACCAGAATAGCTTAACTAATCCTAGCTAGTTTGAATCTACTTTGTTTTATTCACACAGTGCAAAGTTACCCTATGGTTATCTATCGTGCTAATGAACCTGGCTGttagttttaaatatataataaacgtTAGCTTGCTTGCTAGCAAACTCGTCAAACTTTCGCGCGACATCGTCACAACAATGTTGAATTTCCCAcctgggattaataaagtgtcCTATTAATTTACTAATGTTATTTAGCTTGGTTTTAAATACAGAAGAGTTCAGTTAGCGTCATCTGGCGTGCTCGCAAATTTGGTTGAGATAAATAGTCATAAACTTGAACAGCTTGCTTAATTTTAGCTAGCAAACTTGATCATGTGACTTCATCTCAATAACTGAGAGTAATCTTAGTTTTAGCCACACAATGTAAAGCTAGCCTAATGTTACTTTGCTTGCTACTGAATGCTTTGCTAACAAAGCTGTTTATATGACATCATTGCTAACATTATTGCCTAAGTATAGTTTATGGTGTTTAGCTTGCTACTGAATTTGGCTGTTGCTTTTTAATGACTTAATGTACCagtttagctaacattagctgtCTTTGTGTGAAACCAGTGTTCATGCTAAGCGGTAATCCTGGAAGCTAAGACAGAAAAGATCAAATATATTGATCCATTTGTTGCTAAATCTGATGCAGACCACAGATCATCGGGACAACGCTGACGAGATGGAGTTACGCTGCGGGAAAATGAACAATATTAGCACGGTGTTGTTGCTAGCACGTGTTCTATGATATAAAATAAGGGTCGAACGCTGACACGGTGTTTTAAACCCAATTATCGGTGCATGTAGACGTTCAGGCTGCCGCTCGCTGGGAGATGCTAACAGGATTACGAGCGGTGATGGAGAAGGTGAGATGAAGAGACGAGACTCTAACTGCTGgcttacacacagagagaccaAAATCAGTTTTGGACCTGAGGGACCTGAGGGACCGGTTGAGTCTAGTTTTAGATTAAATGAC includes these proteins:
- the xkr4 gene encoding XK-related protein 4, whose protein sequence is MAAKSDGVLKMKKSDVAFTPLQNSDHSGSVPGLAAGSRPGSGSGEADFTRGEARCCGPEDSTCLRLGGERRKCDAWDGLWLVAAATVYFADVATDVWLAVDYYLRNDYWWFGLTLFFVALGSISVQFFSFRWFVHDFSTSESDAAATDSSSSSTRTNEKRSAPCAFCLWFLQTVIHILQLGQIWR